One window of the Bradyrhizobium sp. NP1 genome contains the following:
- a CDS encoding aldehyde dehydrogenase family protein: protein MRTIEHIYIDGRFVEPHGRELFDLHNPATGKVIGRVRLGDVEDVNAAVAAAKRALPGMARTTKAERLRMLEALHVAMRSRVKELHEAVLDEYGAPTSRSVWMGDYAADSFLVAARTLADYPLQREIGAARVAMEPVGVVGLITPWNSNAGFICNKLAYAIAAGCTAVIKPSEMSASQTDVVLRALHEAGLPAGVYNVVNGRGADVGAAIAVHPDVAKISFTGSTAVGKAIVRASADSLKRVTLELGGKSPTIILDDADLDAVIPGVIEAGFMNSGQACIAGTRVLVSESRRAGFEARLKAAIETGVKVGDPRDPSTTVGPMVSLTQWERVQRYIHLGLEEGARLLTGGEGRPEGLGSYLGGYFVRPTVFTDVRNDMRIAREEIFGPVLSILTYRDEDDAVAIANDTTYGLSAYVFGGQARAERVADRLESGRVVINGAAHEPLAPFGGMKQSGLGRENGVFGLDAYLEPKTLLGARPA from the coding sequence TCGCGGCGGCCAAGCGCGCCCTGCCGGGGATGGCGCGTACCACGAAGGCGGAACGACTGCGGATGCTGGAGGCGCTGCACGTCGCGATGCGCTCCCGCGTCAAAGAGCTGCACGAAGCGGTGCTCGACGAATACGGCGCCCCCACCTCGCGCTCGGTCTGGATGGGCGACTACGCCGCCGACTCGTTCCTGGTCGCCGCGCGCACGCTCGCCGACTATCCGCTGCAGCGCGAGATCGGCGCGGCCCGCGTGGCGATGGAGCCGGTCGGGGTCGTGGGGCTGATCACGCCCTGGAACTCGAACGCCGGCTTCATCTGCAACAAGCTCGCTTACGCCATAGCCGCGGGCTGCACAGCGGTGATCAAGCCGAGCGAGATGAGCGCGAGCCAGACCGACGTGGTGCTGCGCGCCCTGCACGAGGCGGGCCTGCCCGCGGGCGTCTACAACGTGGTCAACGGACGCGGCGCCGACGTTGGCGCCGCGATCGCCGTCCACCCCGACGTTGCCAAGATCTCCTTCACCGGCTCGACCGCCGTGGGCAAGGCGATCGTGCGTGCGAGCGCGGACAGCCTGAAGCGGGTGACGCTCGAGCTCGGCGGCAAGTCGCCGACCATCATCCTTGATGACGCCGACCTGGACGCGGTGATCCCAGGCGTCATCGAGGCCGGCTTCATGAATTCGGGCCAGGCCTGCATCGCCGGGACGCGCGTGCTGGTGTCCGAGAGCCGCCGCGCCGGGTTCGAGGCGCGCCTGAAGGCGGCGATCGAGACGGGCGTGAAGGTAGGCGATCCACGCGATCCTTCGACCACCGTCGGGCCCATGGTGAGCCTTACCCAATGGGAGCGGGTCCAGCGCTACATCCACCTCGGCCTCGAAGAAGGCGCGCGACTGCTGACGGGCGGCGAAGGCCGGCCCGAGGGTCTTGGTAGCTATCTTGGCGGCTATTTCGTCCGACCGACGGTGTTCACGGATGTCAGGAACGACATGCGGATCGCGCGCGAGGAGATCTTCGGGCCAGTGCTTTCGATTCTCACCTATCGCGACGAGGACGACGCCGTGGCCATCGCCAACGACACCACCTATGGCCTCTCGGCCTACGTCTTCGGCGGTCAGGCGCGAGCGGAGCGCGTCGCCGACCGTCTCGAAAGCGGCCGCGTCGTGATCAACGGCGCCGCCCACGAACCGCTGGCGCCATTCGGTGGAATGAAGCAGTCCGGCCTGGGCCGCGAGAACGGCGTCTTCGGGCTGGACGCCTATCTGGAGCCGAAGACGTTGCTCGGTGCGAGACCTGCCTGA
- a CDS encoding FMN-binding negative transcriptional regulator has product MHILRPQFRMEEQAALQFAAERGFGVLVASDAQGPRGSHVPFILVRRDDHAVAQVHLTARNPLVELADGVRRFLLIVSGADCYVSNDWYSSVDNVSTWLYEAVHLSGVGYLRELGDNRAHGDKLLAVSEARLPKQPWSLASMEPAKREQMLSAIRVIDIVVDQIEGQSKLNQHKIDADHVAVANQLARSENSASRQLASKMRSLRPHLAYDFPNSVDG; this is encoded by the coding sequence ATGCATATTCTGAGACCTCAGTTTCGCATGGAGGAGCAGGCCGCGCTGCAATTCGCTGCCGAGCGGGGCTTCGGCGTCCTCGTCGCTTCCGACGCGCAAGGCCCGCGCGGCTCGCATGTGCCCTTCATCCTGGTAAGGCGCGACGATCATGCTGTTGCGCAGGTGCATCTCACCGCGCGCAACCCGCTGGTCGAACTGGCCGACGGGGTGAGGCGCTTCCTGCTCATCGTATCCGGCGCCGATTGCTACGTGTCGAACGACTGGTACAGCTCGGTCGACAACGTCTCGACCTGGCTGTATGAGGCGGTTCATCTCTCGGGTGTCGGCTACCTGCGGGAGCTCGGCGATAATCGCGCGCACGGCGACAAGCTGCTTGCGGTCTCCGAGGCGCGGCTGCCGAAACAGCCGTGGTCGCTGGCGAGCATGGAGCCGGCCAAGCGCGAGCAGATGCTTTCCGCGATCCGTGTCATCGACATCGTCGTCGACCAGATCGAAGGCCAATCCAAGCTCAACCAGCACAAGATCGACGCCGACCATGTCGCGGTCGCCAACCAGCTTGCGCGATCGGAGAACTCGGCGAGCCGGCAACTCGCATCCAAAATGCGTTCGTTAAGGCCACATCTCGCCTATGATTTTCCGAATTCAGTGGACGGCTGA
- a CDS encoding sterol desaturase family protein, whose protein sequence is MELASTPMSDRQRRYRETYRERVAGWYNGWLHVFIIYTIGFTALYIYLANIRDLRAWELVIVPVTFVGANFFEWWIHRFVMHRPSQIKAFRAIYNRHTLMHHQFFTEKEMRFADHHDWRVTFFPPYALATFTLMSIPLAIVAGTIISPNVGWLLISTTTSMYLIYEFMHFCCHVEENWFVRTMPFVNTIRRHHTAHHDQSIMMERNMNLTFPIMDWLFGTSDLDRGLLGHLFNGYDTRFIKRTMRKTARTPRLDAAPSGVPAE, encoded by the coding sequence ATGGAACTTGCATCGACCCCCATGTCTGATCGCCAGCGCCGTTACCGCGAAACCTACCGGGAGCGGGTTGCCGGCTGGTACAACGGCTGGCTGCACGTCTTCATCATCTACACGATCGGCTTCACCGCCCTCTATATCTACCTCGCCAACATCCGCGACCTGCGCGCCTGGGAACTCGTGATCGTTCCCGTCACCTTCGTCGGCGCCAACTTCTTCGAGTGGTGGATCCACCGCTTCGTCATGCACCGCCCCTCGCAGATCAAGGCGTTCCGCGCGATCTACAACCGTCACACCCTGATGCATCACCAGTTCTTCACCGAGAAGGAGATGCGCTTCGCCGACCATCATGACTGGCGCGTGACGTTCTTTCCGCCTTACGCGCTCGCCACCTTCACACTGATGTCGATCCCGCTGGCGATCGTGGCCGGCACCATCATCTCGCCCAACGTCGGATGGCTTCTGATCTCGACCACGACGTCGATGTACCTGATCTACGAGTTCATGCATTTCTGCTGCCATGTCGAGGAGAACTGGTTCGTCCGCACCATGCCTTTCGTCAACACGATCCGGCGGCATCACACCGCCCATCACGACCAGTCCATCATGATGGAGCGCAACATGAACCTGACCTTCCCGATCATGGACTGGCTGTTCGGCACCTCCGATCTCGACCGCGGCCTGCTCGGCCACCTCTTCAACGGCTACGACACGCGGTTCATCAAGCGCACCATGCGCAAGACCGCGCGCACGCCGCGGCTCGATGCGGCGCCGAGCGGCGTTCCGGCGGAGTAG
- a CDS encoding DUF6166 domain-containing protein codes for MKTFCGDRTIDGVKVTVDGRPLDQRLDLHRYTGNGFEWSYEGPEPRQLSLAILADHLGDAARAQALVEPFMKAVVANFGNEWEMSSADIDAALAALEKRQGASR; via the coding sequence ATGAAGACGTTCTGTGGGGACCGCACCATCGACGGGGTCAAGGTGACGGTGGACGGCCGTCCGCTCGACCAGCGGCTCGACCTCCACCGCTACACCGGCAACGGTTTCGAGTGGAGCTATGAGGGGCCCGAGCCGCGTCAGCTATCGCTGGCGATCCTGGCCGATCATCTCGGTGACGCGGCGCGGGCGCAGGCGCTGGTCGAGCCGTTCATGAAGGCGGTGGTCGCCAATTTCGGCAATGAATGGGAGATGAGCTCGGCCGATATCGACGCGGCGCTCGCCGCGCTCGAGAAACGCCAGGGTGCTTCGCGGTAA
- a CDS encoding Zn-dependent alcohol dehydrogenase, producing the protein MTLRYKAAVLHAPKSPLVVETVEAKELAADDVLVRIKAVGLCHTDLEVIEGSLRNPMPIVLGHEAAGIVEQAGPSARGVAVGDHVVLSWNPHCGHCFYCDRDLPILCEPYLAQAPLAVQFDGHSRARLSDGRDLKHLMYLGALAEYCIVPAQQAIVMPKELPFEHGCLIGCGIMTGVGAAINVASIHYGDAVMVIGCGAVGLAAVQGARMAGAATIIAVDLADAKLQMARHLGATHAINASREDVIAVSKKLTGGRGVDVVLESAGSEAGFRASMEAARPGGEVIWLGKTDVESQVAFRWGSLMQEKRIRRSSYGGARPLRDFPMLARAALEGTLHLEEMITARIALEQVNEGFDALRRGAAIRSVVIF; encoded by the coding sequence GTGACGCTCCGGTACAAGGCGGCCGTGCTGCACGCGCCGAAATCGCCGCTCGTCGTCGAGACGGTCGAGGCAAAGGAATTGGCCGCGGACGACGTGCTGGTCCGCATCAAGGCGGTCGGGCTCTGCCATACCGATCTCGAGGTGATCGAGGGCTCGCTGCGCAACCCGATGCCGATCGTGCTCGGCCACGAGGCGGCCGGCATCGTCGAGCAGGCCGGTCCCAGCGCCCGCGGCGTCGCGGTCGGCGACCACGTGGTGCTGTCATGGAATCCGCATTGCGGCCACTGCTTCTACTGCGACCGCGACCTGCCGATCCTCTGCGAGCCGTATCTGGCGCAGGCGCCGCTGGCGGTGCAGTTCGACGGCCACAGCCGCGCGCGGCTTTCCGACGGCCGCGATCTCAAGCACCTGATGTATCTCGGCGCGCTCGCGGAATACTGCATCGTGCCGGCGCAGCAGGCGATCGTGATGCCGAAGGAGCTGCCGTTCGAGCACGGCTGCCTGATCGGCTGTGGAATCATGACCGGCGTCGGCGCGGCGATCAATGTCGCCTCGATCCACTATGGCGATGCCGTGATGGTGATCGGCTGCGGCGCGGTCGGCTTGGCGGCGGTGCAGGGCGCGCGGATGGCGGGCGCGGCCACCATCATCGCCGTCGATCTCGCCGATGCCAAGTTGCAGATGGCGCGGCATCTCGGGGCGACCCACGCCATCAATGCGTCGAGGGAGGATGTGATCGCCGTGTCGAAAAAGCTGACCGGCGGGCGCGGCGTCGATGTCGTGCTGGAATCGGCGGGAAGCGAGGCCGGCTTCCGCGCCAGCATGGAGGCGGCGCGCCCGGGCGGCGAGGTGATCTGGCTCGGCAAGACCGACGTCGAGAGCCAGGTCGCGTTTCGCTGGGGATCGCTGATGCAGGAAAAGCGCATCCGGCGTTCGAGCTATGGCGGCGCGCGGCCGCTGCGCGACTTCCCGATGCTGGCGCGGGCGGCGCTCGAAGGCACGCTGCACCTGGAGGAAATGATCACCGCGCGGATTGCGCTCGAACAGGTCAATGAAGGGTTTGACGCGTTGCGGCGGGGGGCTGCGATCCGCAGCGTCGTGATATTCTGA
- a CDS encoding GntR family transcriptional regulator, producing MAADRRAGRARSAETERTRESTRVRRAAPDRGTAAADGERDDETLTDRAYRQIEELIVTLKLPPETILSEQSLAARLSIGRTPIREALQRLARDGLVVILPRRGILVSQINLKTQMRLLEVRRELERLMARGAAERATPEELTRFSTIAREMRRASDEADDMTFMRLDRALNELVSHAARNEFAARAMGLMHGLSRRFWYQHYREAGDLPLSARLHAELAEAIAARDADAAGKASDRLIDYIESFARKTIET from the coding sequence ATGGCCGCGGACAGACGCGCCGGGCGCGCTCGCAGCGCCGAGACGGAGCGGACCCGGGAAAGCACCAGGGTCCGCCGGGCTGCTCCTGACCGCGGCACCGCGGCCGCCGATGGCGAGCGCGACGATGAAACGCTCACCGATCGCGCCTACCGGCAGATCGAGGAGCTGATCGTCACGCTGAAGCTGCCGCCGGAAACCATCCTGTCCGAGCAGTCGCTCGCGGCACGATTGTCGATCGGCCGCACCCCGATCCGCGAGGCCTTGCAGCGGCTCGCGCGGGACGGGCTGGTGGTGATCCTGCCAAGGCGCGGTATCCTGGTCTCGCAGATCAACCTCAAGACCCAGATGCGCCTGCTCGAAGTGCGGCGCGAGCTGGAGCGGCTGATGGCGCGCGGCGCCGCCGAGCGCGCGACACCTGAGGAGCTCACCCGCTTTTCCACCATCGCTCGGGAGATGCGCCGCGCCTCCGACGAGGCCGACGACATGACCTTCATGCGGCTCGACCGCGCGCTGAACGAGCTGGTCAGCCATGCCGCGCGCAACGAATTCGCGGCGCGCGCGATGGGGCTGATGCACGGCCTGTCGCGGCGTTTCTGGTACCAGCACTACCGCGAAGCGGGCGACCTGCCGCTCTCGGCGCGCCTGCACGCCGAGCTTGCGGAAGCGATCGCCGCGCGCGATGCGGACGCCGCAGGCAAGGCCTCCGATCGGCTGATCGACTACATCGAGAGCTTTGCCCGCAAGACGATCGAGACCTGA
- a CDS encoding MFS transporter: protein MSSLSTGGAIDIGARTASSAASAASVSGIVGRLERLPMTSYQRGIFAIIATAWFFDSMDLGALTFVLGPIRQTFNLSTAQAGLLSSMSFLGMFIGAASAGLLADRFGRARVFQVSMIFWGAGSILCGLAPSVETLAAARVLLGFGMGMEFPVAQSMVSEIIPARQRGRYIALLEGFWPIGFIASGILSYVVLSFADWRWVFILQGIPAIFVLIVRRYVPESPRWLASHGHAAEAERVMSGIEAKVSERLNGAPLPAAVPHPVDTRSSYGLATLFSAAYARRTVMLWCLWFFALLGFYGLTTWLGALLQAKGFPITKSVFYTILISLAGVPGFLTAAYLIERVGRKATLIGTLLGAAISCYFYGGAADQTQLIVAGLCMQFCAFGMWSALYAYTPELYPTQVRATGTGFASAIGRIGSLIGPSVIGFILPAAGQSGVFALGAGAFALAALVVLVLGEETRGRTLESISH from the coding sequence ATGAGCAGCTTGTCTACGGGCGGCGCGATCGACATCGGGGCGCGCACCGCTTCTTCCGCGGCGTCGGCAGCAAGCGTCTCGGGCATCGTCGGCCGCCTCGAGCGGCTTCCCATGACCTCCTACCAGCGCGGCATCTTCGCGATCATCGCGACCGCGTGGTTTTTCGACAGCATGGATTTGGGCGCGCTGACCTTCGTGCTCGGCCCGATCCGCCAGACCTTCAACCTCTCGACCGCGCAGGCCGGCCTGCTCTCCAGCATGAGCTTCCTCGGCATGTTCATCGGCGCCGCCTCTGCGGGGCTTCTGGCTGACCGGTTCGGCCGCGCGCGGGTGTTCCAGGTCAGCATGATCTTCTGGGGCGCGGGTAGCATCCTTTGCGGGCTTGCGCCGTCGGTCGAGACGCTTGCGGCTGCGCGCGTGCTACTCGGCTTCGGCATGGGCATGGAATTTCCGGTCGCGCAGTCGATGGTGTCGGAGATCATTCCGGCCAGGCAGCGCGGCCGCTACATCGCGCTGCTCGAGGGCTTCTGGCCGATCGGCTTCATCGCGTCCGGCATCCTCAGCTATGTGGTGCTGTCCTTTGCCGACTGGCGCTGGGTGTTCATCCTGCAGGGCATCCCCGCGATCTTCGTCCTGATCGTGCGCCGCTACGTGCCGGAATCGCCGCGCTGGCTGGCAAGCCACGGCCATGCCGCCGAGGCGGAACGGGTGATGTCGGGAATCGAGGCAAAGGTCTCCGAGCGCCTGAACGGCGCGCCATTGCCTGCAGCTGTGCCGCATCCAGTCGATACGCGCTCGTCCTACGGGCTCGCCACGTTGTTTTCGGCGGCCTATGCCAGGCGCACCGTCATGCTGTGGTGCCTGTGGTTCTTCGCGCTGCTCGGCTTCTATGGTCTCACCACCTGGCTCGGCGCACTGTTGCAGGCCAAGGGCTTTCCGATCACGAAGTCCGTCTTCTACACCATCCTGATCTCGCTCGCCGGCGTGCCGGGCTTTTTGACCGCCGCCTACCTGATCGAGCGCGTCGGACGCAAGGCGACGCTGATCGGCACGCTGCTCGGCGCGGCGATCTCCTGCTACTTCTACGGCGGGGCCGCAGACCAGACCCAGTTGATCGTCGCCGGCCTCTGCATGCAGTTCTGCGCGTTCGGCATGTGGTCCGCGCTCTATGCCTACACGCCCGAGCTCTACCCGACGCAGGTGCGCGCGACGGGTACCGGGTTTGCGTCCGCGATCGGCCGCATCGGCTCGCTGATCGGGCCATCGGTGATCGGCTTCATCCTGCCGGCGGCCGGCCAATCCGGCGTGTTCGCGCTCGGCGCCGGCGCGTTTGCGCTCGCCGCGCTGGTGGTGCTGGTGCTCGGCGAAGAGACCAGGGGCCGAACGCTCGAAAGCATCTCGCACTGA
- a CDS encoding LysR family transcriptional regulator, giving the protein MDLRQLRYFVAVAERGGFVAAAGTLNVAQSALSRHIRQLEHELGGPLLERGARGVAVTESGKVLLERGRWLLGVVDDIKVEVRTENREPSGTVRLGAPSSLADIFYPPLARLFNDRFPRVRLELSEGLTEAMTDRLLRAEVDLAIVTRPEENDHLLYETLVVEQVFLIGPPGDPLLKRGKLTQGEFKRLPRAIVPLSRTPFPDTVPFSLRVESSAAMKGIAALGLGYALLPFSGIHQEVEAGKLSATLLPWLRAERVLALPRGRPISRATRETAAALKDICRDLIADGIIRTTEARPAPPRRARRRKARPR; this is encoded by the coding sequence ATGGACCTGCGGCAGCTTCGTTATTTCGTGGCGGTGGCCGAGCGCGGCGGCTTCGTCGCCGCAGCCGGCACGCTCAACGTCGCGCAATCCGCGCTCAGCCGCCACATCCGGCAGCTGGAGCATGAACTGGGCGGACCACTGCTCGAGCGTGGCGCCCGCGGCGTCGCGGTGACCGAATCGGGCAAGGTGCTGCTCGAACGCGGGCGCTGGCTGCTCGGCGTCGTCGACGACATCAAGGTCGAGGTGCGCACGGAGAACCGCGAGCCGAGCGGCACGGTGCGGCTCGGCGCGCCGTCGAGTCTCGCCGACATCTTCTATCCGCCGCTCGCGCGCCTGTTCAACGATCGCTTTCCGCGCGTGCGGCTCGAATTGAGCGAAGGACTGACGGAAGCGATGACCGATCGTCTCCTGCGCGCGGAGGTCGACCTTGCGATCGTCACTAGGCCCGAGGAGAACGATCATCTTTTGTACGAAACGCTGGTTGTCGAGCAGGTTTTCCTGATCGGCCCGCCCGGCGATCCCCTGCTCAAACGTGGCAAGCTGACGCAAGGCGAGTTCAAGCGCCTGCCACGCGCCATTGTACCGCTCAGCCGCACTCCCTTTCCCGATACCGTGCCGTTCTCGCTGCGGGTGGAAAGCAGCGCGGCGATGAAGGGCATCGCAGCCCTGGGACTCGGCTATGCGCTGTTGCCGTTCTCGGGCATCCATCAGGAGGTCGAGGCCGGCAAGCTGTCGGCAACGCTATTGCCCTGGCTTCGCGCCGAGCGCGTGCTGGCGCTGCCGCGCGGGCGTCCAATCAGCCGCGCGACACGCGAGACGGCGGCCGCGCTCAAGGACATCTGCCGCGACCTGATCGCGGACGGCATCATCCGAACCACCGAGGCGCGGCCTGCTCCGCCCAGGCGCGCGCGCCGTCGAAAAGCCCGACCACGCTAA
- a CDS encoding FAD-dependent monooxygenase, which translates to MATHPEAPRRTSIFIVGGGPVGLAMGLLLERFGIDAVIVEKSPTTTDHPKSRGCWVRTMELFRQWGIEQAIRDRGLQDSSDMFIQVESIAGREISRSRPEPNLGQTPAWKCLVAQDAVEEEIYKVIAHSNLVQVHFSTEFVGFEEVEDGVICEVRSIDTGRSEFWHAKYLLACDGAGSQTRRAAGIEMIGPATLAVVLNEYWRGDLSRFPLAREAAGYQVYPKKPGMPRRATILNTNGRDRWLSVIQLGEQKDERPQPWTDAETIEIIRTMVGVPDLDVTLLNRSIWRMSKQVASQFCKGRVLVVGDAAHRFPPTGGFGLNSGVQDAHNLAWKLAYVLRGAASEKLLDSYDVERRPVAQSNADFSYGNMIRFRRIDDAARSENEDRIRFWVNDLDNHLHSIGQALGFSYEEGAVIPDGTPRGGHLTRYYTPSDRPGGRFPHLWLDMARKHSTLDWFDKEFTVVAGPLGAEWLEAGRDVSAKLGLPLNLQQLPNAHPADGIQMGPRGAVLVRPDGHVAWRMPYIPSDPARELAGALQTVLH; encoded by the coding sequence ATGGCCACGCATCCGGAGGCGCCTCGCCGGACATCCATATTCATCGTCGGTGGCGGCCCCGTCGGGCTCGCGATGGGCCTCTTGCTCGAGCGCTTCGGGATCGACGCGGTGATCGTGGAAAAAAGCCCGACCACCACCGATCATCCCAAATCGCGCGGCTGCTGGGTCCGCACCATGGAGCTTTTCCGGCAATGGGGCATCGAGCAGGCGATCCGCGATCGCGGCCTGCAGGATTCCTCCGACATGTTCATCCAGGTCGAGAGCATCGCAGGCCGCGAGATCAGCCGTTCGCGGCCCGAGCCCAATCTGGGCCAGACCCCGGCCTGGAAATGCCTGGTGGCGCAGGATGCGGTCGAGGAGGAGATCTACAAGGTCATCGCGCATTCCAACCTCGTGCAGGTGCATTTCTCGACCGAATTTGTCGGCTTCGAGGAGGTCGAGGACGGCGTGATCTGCGAGGTCCGTTCGATCGACACCGGCCGCAGTGAGTTCTGGCACGCCAAATATCTGCTCGCCTGCGATGGCGCGGGCAGCCAGACCCGACGCGCCGCGGGCATCGAGATGATCGGCCCCGCGACGCTCGCCGTCGTTCTCAATGAATATTGGCGCGGGGATTTGTCGCGTTTTCCGCTGGCGCGCGAGGCCGCCGGCTATCAGGTCTATCCGAAGAAGCCCGGCATGCCGAGACGGGCCACCATTCTCAACACCAACGGCCGGGACAGATGGCTGTCGGTGATTCAGCTCGGCGAGCAGAAGGACGAACGGCCGCAGCCCTGGACCGACGCCGAGACAATCGAGATCATCCGCACCATGGTCGGCGTGCCCGATCTCGACGTGACGCTGCTCAACCGCTCGATCTGGCGCATGAGCAAGCAGGTCGCGTCGCAGTTCTGCAAGGGCCGCGTGCTCGTGGTCGGCGACGCGGCGCATCGCTTTCCGCCGACCGGCGGCTTCGGGCTGAATTCCGGCGTGCAGGACGCGCACAACCTCGCCTGGAAGCTCGCTTACGTTCTGCGCGGAGCGGCTTCGGAAAAACTGCTCGACAGTTATGACGTCGAGCGCCGGCCGGTCGCGCAGTCGAACGCCGATTTCAGCTACGGCAACATGATCCGCTTCCGGCGCATCGACGATGCGGCGCGCTCGGAAAACGAGGATCGCATTCGCTTCTGGGTCAACGACCTCGACAATCATCTGCACAGCATCGGGCAGGCGCTCGGCTTCTCCTATGAAGAAGGCGCGGTGATCCCGGACGGCACGCCGCGCGGCGGGCATCTGACGCGCTATTACACGCCGTCCGACCGTCCGGGCGGGCGCTTTCCACATCTGTGGCTCGACATGGCGCGCAAGCACTCGACGCTGGACTGGTTCGACAAGGAGTTCACCGTGGTCGCGGGCCCGCTTGGGGCGGAATGGTTGGAGGCCGGCCGCGACGTCTCGGCCAAGCTCGGCCTGCCGCTCAACCTGCAGCAATTGCCGAACGCGCATCCGGCCGACGGCATCCAGATGGGCCCGCGCGGCGCCGTGCTGGTTCGCCCCGACGGCCATGTCGCCTGGCGCATGCCCTACATCCCCTCCGATCCCGCGCGCGAGCTCGCCGGCGCGCTGCAAACCGTGCTGCACTAG
- a CDS encoding alpha/beta fold hydrolase, with the protein MDTIAANGTTIAFKRSGKGPPLLLLHGAEADHSMFDAFGKELAPHFTVIAYDQRDSGGTRNPPAPYGLDVLADDAAALIAALGHRRAHVFGTSLGGAIAQVLAVRHADRVDCLVLASSFRVGTQVSAINPAGFPKFAELRSRLPDSLPEFAEYFFTREYLSSHPEALNIFKGNTRTAEQRRRRGVILAQPIAIDLGTITAPTLVLAGSEDRLIPPDHTLSLAREIAGARAAKIAGVGHVGTIQNPAAVAAEVVAFLQNQ; encoded by the coding sequence ATGGACACGATCGCAGCCAACGGCACGACGATCGCGTTCAAGCGAAGCGGCAAGGGACCACCGCTGCTGCTCCTGCATGGCGCCGAGGCCGACCATTCGATGTTCGATGCGTTCGGCAAAGAGCTCGCGCCGCATTTCACCGTGATCGCCTACGACCAGCGCGACTCCGGGGGCACGCGCAATCCGCCCGCGCCGTACGGCCTCGATGTTCTGGCGGATGATGCCGCCGCATTGATTGCGGCGCTGGGCCATCGCCGTGCTCATGTGTTCGGCACCTCGCTCGGCGGCGCCATCGCGCAAGTGCTCGCGGTCCGCCACGCCGACCGCGTCGATTGCCTGGTGCTGGCAAGCAGTTTTCGTGTGGGTACACAGGTGTCCGCGATCAATCCGGCGGGATTTCCGAAGTTCGCCGAGCTACGCAGCCGCTTGCCGGACTCCTTGCCCGAATTCGCCGAATATTTCTTTACGCGCGAGTACCTCTCGTCGCATCCAGAGGCGCTGAACATCTTCAAGGGCAACACGCGCACCGCCGAGCAACGGCGGCGGCGCGGCGTCATCCTGGCGCAGCCGATCGCGATCGACCTCGGCACAATCACTGCGCCGACGCTGGTCCTCGCCGGCAGCGAAGATCGCCTGATTCCGCCTGATCATACGTTGTCGCTTGCGCGCGAGATTGCGGGTGCGCGCGCTGCGAAGATCGCAGGCGTCGGCCATGTCGGAACGATCCAGAACCCGGCGGCGGTGGCCGCGGAAGTCGTGGCGTTCTTACAGAATCAATAA